Proteins from a genomic interval of Chelonoidis abingdonii isolate Lonesome George chromosome 7, CheloAbing_2.0, whole genome shotgun sequence:
- the YIPF5 gene encoding protein YIPF5, with product MSGFDNFHTDFYQTSYSIDDQTHSYDYSGSGEPYNKQYSGYDYSQQSGFVPPEMMQQQQPYTGQIYQPTQTYTPTTAQSFYGSNFEDEPPLLEELGINFDHIWQKTLTVLHPLKVADGSIMNETDLAGPMVFCLAFGATLLLVGKIQFGYVYGISAIGCLGMFCLLNLMSMTGVSFGCVASVLGYCLLPMILLSSFAVIFSLQGMMGIILTAGIIGWCSFSASKIFISALAMEGQQLLVAYPCALLYGVFALISVF from the exons ATGTCTGGGTTTGACAACTTCCATACAGATTTCTACCAAACAAGTTATAGCATTGATGACCAGACACATTCCTATGATTACAGTGGAAGCGGAGAACCATACAATAA ACAATATAGTGGCTATGACTACTCTCAGCAAAGTGGATTTGTCcctccagagatgatgcagcaacAGCAGCCTTACACAGGGCAGATTTACCAGCCAACACAAACATACACTCCAACTACAGCACAGTCTTTCTATGGAAGCAATTTTGAGGATGAGCCGCCCTTACTAGAAG AATTAGGGATCAATTTCGACCACATCTGGCAGAAGACACTAACAGTGCTACACCCATTAAAAGTAGCAGATGGCAGCATCATGAATGAGACTGATTTGGCAGGACCAATGGTCTTCTGTCTTGCCTTTGGAGCCACGTTATTGCTG GTTGGTAAAATTCAGTTTGGGTATGTGTATGGAATTAGTGCAATTGGATGTTTAGGAATGTTTTGCCTCCTGAACTTAATGAGCATGACGGGCGTCTCATTTGGCTGTGTTGCTAGTGTCCTGGGATACTGTCTTCTTCCTATGATCCTGCTTTCCAGTTTTGCAGTTATATTTTCTTTGCA GGGAATGATGGGAATTATTCTCACTGCTGGAATTATTGGATGGTGCAGTTTTTCTGCTTCCAAAATCTTCATTTCTGCCTTAGCAATGGAAGGACAACAGCTTCTAGTAGCATATCCCTGTGCTTTATTATATGGAGTCTTTGctcttatttctgtgttttga